The Methanoculleus marisnigri JR1 genome window below encodes:
- a CDS encoding aldehyde dehydrogenase family protein, with amino-acid sequence MKMMIGGERRDSVSGRVFPVHNPATGDVVGEAPLGGEDDVLAAIEAAGEAFPDWAAKSPRDRAKILFFAAEEVRRRNTDLAALLTAEQGKPIREAVDEINGFANILEYYHALSAGLRGEFANLKGYGRVTVRRRPLGICGAIIPWNMPAIIMGWKIGAALAAGNTMVLKPARTAPLTCMRLAEILGEAGLPPGVLNVVTGPGETVGREIARNPGVRKVSFTGEVGTGRQVALDAAPAMKRLTLELGGSDPMIVCDDADIGAAVEGVIRGRYYNCGQVCTAVKRLYVSDSIADEFVRRLTARVETFVVGNGMDRGVGMGPLNNRAGLNRVVNIVDAARERDEGKIVAGGRAPEGEQYKRGLFFLPTLITGVPHDSVLFSEEIFGPVLPIAAVSGLDEALELANNSRYGLGASVWTRNADTIARATEELEAGIVWVNQHLRIPPEVPFGGTKASGIGRENGSRALEEYTEEKAVLVRL; translated from the coding sequence ATGAAGATGATGATCGGCGGCGAGCGGCGCGATTCGGTCTCCGGCAGGGTATTTCCGGTGCACAACCCCGCGACGGGCGACGTGGTCGGTGAAGCGCCGCTCGGCGGCGAGGACGATGTTTTAGCCGCGATCGAGGCCGCCGGGGAGGCGTTTCCCGACTGGGCCGCGAAGAGCCCGAGGGATCGGGCGAAGATCCTCTTCTTTGCGGCAGAAGAGGTCCGGCGCAGGAACACCGACCTTGCGGCGCTCCTGACCGCCGAACAGGGCAAGCCCATCCGCGAGGCGGTCGACGAGATCAACGGGTTTGCAAACATCCTCGAGTACTATCACGCCCTCTCGGCGGGGCTCCGGGGCGAGTTCGCGAACCTCAAGGGCTACGGCCGGGTTACGGTCCGGAGACGCCCGCTCGGCATCTGCGGCGCGATCATCCCCTGGAATATGCCGGCGATCATCATGGGCTGGAAGATAGGTGCGGCTCTCGCGGCGGGGAACACGATGGTCTTGAAGCCCGCCCGAACCGCCCCGCTGACCTGCATGAGGCTCGCGGAGATCCTCGGGGAGGCGGGTCTCCCGCCGGGGGTCTTAAACGTCGTCACCGGGCCGGGGGAGACGGTCGGCCGGGAGATCGCGAGGAACCCAGGCGTTCGGAAGGTCTCGTTCACCGGGGAGGTCGGGACCGGGAGGCAGGTCGCCCTTGACGCCGCCCCTGCGATGAAGCGGCTGACGCTGGAACTCGGGGGGAGCGATCCGATGATCGTCTGTGACGATGCCGATATCGGAGCGGCGGTCGAGGGGGTCATCCGGGGACGTTACTACAACTGCGGCCAGGTCTGCACGGCGGTCAAAAGGCTCTACGTCTCTGACTCGATCGCGGACGAGTTTGTCCGGCGGCTGACGGCGAGGGTCGAGACGTTCGTGGTCGGGAACGGCATGGACCGCGGCGTCGGGATGGGCCCGCTGAACAACCGGGCGGGCTTAAATCGGGTCGTTAATATTGTCGATGCCGCCCGGGAGCGGGACGAGGGGAAGATCGTCGCGGGAGGGCGGGCGCCCGAAGGGGAGCAGTACAAGCGCGGCCTCTTCTTCCTGCCGACGCTCATTACCGGTGTTCCGCACGACTCCGTCCTCTTCTCCGAGGAGATCTTCGGCCCGGTGCTGCCGATCGCCGCCGTTTCCGGTCTCGACGAGGCGCTCGAGCTCGCGAACAATTCCCGTTACGGCCTCGGGGCGTCGGTATGGACCCGGAACGCGGACACGATCGCCCGGGCGACGGAAGAACTCGAGGCGGGGATCGTCTGGGTCAACCAGCACCTGAGGATCCCGCCGGAGGTGCCGTTCGGGGGGACGAAGGCGAGCGGCATCGGCAGGGAGAACGGCAGCCGGGCGCTCGAGGAGTACACGGAGGAGAAGGCCGTGCTGGTGCGGCTGTAG
- a CDS encoding fasciclin domain-containing protein, whose amino-acid sequence MRRWITLCACILALLAMPFAVTAAVIGDENATATPMGETGQMDNQTANMTIAAYIEQDENLTRLAEAVAVAGLYDTLNGEGPYTVFAPSNEAFDALGNDTVNQLMNETDNLTMVLQYHVVEGEYLSANFTNMTDEQAGQENQTAGNESEGGVLDIFSGLLGGENETASENMSTLVTLAGEDLNVSATDGEVMVENATVTVADINTTNGVIHIIDLVLVPPGVNLTAGGETPTTMPAGETPTTPMGEMTTMPVGETPAATMAENQSALIGIVQ is encoded by the coding sequence ATGAGACGATGGATAACTCTATGCGCGTGCATTCTTGCTCTTCTTGCGATGCCGTTTGCCGTAACGGCGGCGGTAATCGGAGACGAGAATGCAACGGCGACGCCCATGGGCGAGACCGGGCAGATGGATAACCAGACGGCGAACATGACGATTGCCGCCTACATCGAGCAGGACGAGAACCTGACACGGCTGGCCGAAGCAGTCGCCGTGGCGGGGCTCTACGACACCCTGAACGGCGAGGGCCCGTACACGGTCTTTGCCCCGAGCAACGAGGCGTTCGACGCTCTCGGGAACGACACCGTGAACCAGCTCATGAACGAGACCGACAACCTGACGATGGTTCTCCAGTATCACGTCGTCGAGGGCGAGTACCTGTCGGCGAACTTCACCAACATGACCGATGAGCAGGCCGGACAGGAGAACCAGACTGCCGGAAACGAGTCCGAAGGCGGTGTGCTTGATATCTTCAGCGGGCTTCTCGGCGGCGAGAACGAGACCGCGAGCGAGAACATGAGCACGCTCGTCACGCTTGCCGGCGAGGACCTGAACGTCTCCGCCACCGACGGCGAGGTCATGGTCGAGAACGCCACCGTCACCGTGGCGGACATCAACACGACGAACGGCGTGATCCATATCATCGACCTGGTGCTGGTGCCGCCGGGCGTGAACCTGACGGCGGGCGGGGAGACACCGACCACGATGCCGGCCGGGGAGACGCCGACCACGCCGATGGGTGAGATGACCACGATGCCGGTCGGGGAGACACCGGCCGCGACGATGGCCGAGAACCAGAGCGCCCTGATAGGCATCGTACAGTGA
- a CDS encoding fasciclin domain-containing protein yields MNITPVNSTETYEVPQTTVLGALDAASILGSFEYQVAEDLPLDEENLSILSITDIENEIVNETPNNWTFWVNDEQATTGPAVTNLTDGDNLTFSYGPPSHTLENATYTLMVNVTVLGAVVTPTPTVNVTPTPGANVTPFVNVSDQPIENDTVIVDNATINQTGWADIHADLNGTPGPIIGYSQITEGVNENVSVEIEVENATPVLYAMLHIDAGEPGVHEFPGPDVPILVNGSPVQQAFNVTGGLPEENVTPTPTVNVTPSPTVNVTPSPTVNVTPSPTVNVTPTPTVNVTPSPTVNVTPSPTVNVTPSPTVNVTPTPTVNVTPTPTVNVTPSPTVNVTPSPTPGANITEQIVEGLSDQENLTTFVEAVNNSTIGEELDENESYVMCAPTDDAFSGLGNRTLSVIMGDTMLLNKILSYHVIQGDYTIEELVQLCENSTDGQISLPTAEGSEVNVSLTEDGQLTINNIIVVTQIQITNYIVVYVIDGVLVPPDTPIPTPTPTVTPTATPTVNVTPSPTVNVTPTPTVNVTPTPTVNVTPTPTVNVTPTPTVNVTPTPTVNVTPTPTTPEETMDLQLYEGWNFVSIPRSLSAGNDTAASVFADVDTGGRSIYTHTPAGGFEPLGESEILEVLEGYWVYSTEETTVQLMLSTDPVRAPALKTLSPGWNAIGYSDLTERSADEALISVEDNWVYVVGYDAEEQSYRPALINNVTGDQGENQRLSPTEGYWLFVREDGRLAAISA; encoded by the coding sequence GTGAACATCACACCGGTAAACAGTACCGAAACCTACGAGGTGCCGCAGACGACAGTGCTTGGAGCACTTGATGCTGCCTCGATCCTCGGATCATTCGAGTACCAGGTTGCTGAAGACCTGCCTCTGGATGAGGAAAACCTCAGCATTCTATCGATTACCGACATTGAAAACGAGATTGTGAACGAGACTCCGAACAACTGGACCTTCTGGGTCAACGACGAGCAGGCCACGACAGGGCCCGCGGTGACGAACCTCACCGACGGGGACAACCTGACCTTCTCCTACGGGCCCCCGTCGCACACCCTGGAAAACGCCACGTATACCCTGATGGTGAACGTGACCGTTCTTGGGGCGGTTGTTACTCCGACGCCGACGGTGAACGTCACTCCGACGCCGGGAGCGAATGTGACGCCCTTCGTCAACGTCTCCGATCAGCCGATCGAGAACGATACGGTGATCGTTGACAACGCCACGATCAACCAGACGGGTTGGGCGGACATCCACGCGGACCTGAACGGAACGCCCGGGCCGATCATCGGCTACAGCCAGATCACCGAAGGCGTAAATGAGAACGTTTCCGTGGAGATCGAGGTCGAGAACGCCACGCCGGTGCTCTATGCCATGCTTCACATCGATGCGGGAGAGCCGGGCGTCCATGAGTTCCCGGGCCCCGACGTGCCGATCCTGGTGAACGGAAGCCCCGTCCAGCAGGCCTTCAACGTGACCGGGGGGCTGCCCGAAGAGAACGTTACGCCGACCCCAACGGTGAACGTTACGCCGAGTCCGACGGTGAACGTTACGCCGAGTCCGACGGTGAACGTTACGCCGAGTCCGACGGTGAACGTTACGCCGACACCGACGGTGAACGTTACGCCGAGTCCGACGGTGAACGTTACGCCGAGTCCGACGGTGAACGTTACGCCGAGTCCGACGGTGAACGTTACGCCGACACCGACGGTGAACGTCACGCCGACACCAACGGTGAACGTTACGCCGAGTCCGACAGTGAACGTTACGCCGAGTCCGACACCCGGTGCGAACATCACCGAACAGATCGTCGAGGGCCTTTCGGACCAGGAGAACCTGACGACGTTCGTTGAAGCGGTGAACAACTCCACTATCGGCGAGGAACTCGACGAGAACGAGAGTTACGTGATGTGCGCTCCGACCGACGATGCGTTTTCCGGGCTGGGCAACCGGACGCTCTCGGTGATCATGGGCGACACGATGCTCTTAAACAAGATCCTCAGTTACCATGTCATCCAGGGTGATTACACGATCGAAGAGCTCGTGCAACTCTGCGAGAATTCGACCGACGGGCAGATCTCCCTGCCGACCGCTGAAGGATCGGAGGTTAATGTCTCGCTCACCGAGGACGGTCAGCTGACCATCAACAACATCATCGTTGTGACCCAGATCCAGATCACGAACTACATCGTGGTCTACGTGATCGACGGTGTCCTGGTTCCGCCGGACACCCCGATCCCAACCCCAACACCGACAGTGACACCAACCGCGACACCAACGGTGAACGTTACGCCGAGTCCGACGGTGAACGTTACGCCGACTCCGACGGTGAACGTTACGCCGACTCCGACGGTGAACGTTACGCCGACACCAACGGTGAACGTTACGCCGACTCCGACGGTGAACGTTACGCCGACTCCGACGGTGAACGTGACCCCGACGCCGACAACGCCGGAGGAGACCATGGATCTCCAGCTCTATGAAGGCTGGAACTTCGTCTCTATCCCGAGATCGCTCTCTGCGGGAAACGATACCGCAGCGTCGGTCTTTGCGGACGTCGACACCGGCGGGCGGTCGATCTACACCCATACCCCGGCAGGCGGCTTCGAGCCCCTGGGCGAGAGCGAGATCCTGGAAGTCCTTGAGGGATACTGGGTCTACTCGACCGAGGAGACGACCGTGCAGCTGATGCTCAGCACCGACCCGGTGAGGGCACCCGCACTGAAGACGCTCAGCCCGGGCTGGAACGCCATCGGCTACTCCGACCTGACGGAGCGCAGTGCGGACGAGGCGCTCATATCGGTGGAAGACAACTGGGTCTACGTCGTCGGCTACGATGCAGAAGAGCAGAGTTACCGGCCGGCGCTCATCAACAATGTGACCGGTGACCAGGGGGAGAACCAGAGACTCTCCCCGACCGAGGGTTACTGGCTGTTCGTGCGCGAGGATGGCAGACTGGCTGCCATCAGCGCCTGA
- a CDS encoding cupin domain-containing protein, with protein MSEEKRAELRGKVLRLADLVAYQDGTVASRMIVNKPVGSITLFSFDEDEGLSEHTAPYDAVVTILDGECEVWVAGETHQMREGETIIFPANVPHALSAITRFKMSLTMIRE; from the coding sequence GTGTCTGAAGAGAAGCGTGCCGAGTTGCGGGGGAAGGTCCTCCGGCTGGCGGATCTCGTCGCCTACCAGGACGGGACCGTGGCAAGCAGGATGATCGTCAACAAACCGGTGGGAAGCATCACCCTCTTCTCGTTCGACGAGGACGAGGGGCTCTCGGAGCACACCGCGCCCTACGATGCGGTGGTGACGATCCTGGACGGGGAGTGCGAGGTCTGGGTGGCGGGCGAGACGCACCAGATGCGCGAGGGCGAGACGATCATCTTCCCGGCGAACGTCCCCCACGCCCTCTCGGCCATAACCCGGTTCAAGATGTCGCTCACGATGATACGGGAGTGA
- a CDS encoding 4Fe-4S binding protein, whose amino-acid sequence MVIESIPKAAGFIYGIIAFAALAWLWYSGRFTRRRAVPFLAASVFFGFLVFAPVFPYQFQALVLRDAAALGSPLPMAIAGLLAFIGLTLVFGRIVCGQVCPAGAVQEFMYLVPVKKRGRAESRVPTAVRAGVFVVFLAAGLGLSVNLLALMGLPAFFNLAVASVSFFVFLGIVLLSAVVYRPFCRYVCPYGALLAPAASKAVYRIRRTEACIGCGKCERACPTGAANPSAGAGECYLCGRCTDACPVDGALVYTRAKREG is encoded by the coding sequence ATGGTCATCGAATCTATCCCGAAGGCCGCAGGGTTCATCTACGGCATCATCGCGTTTGCCGCCCTCGCATGGCTCTGGTACTCGGGCCGGTTCACCCGGCGCCGTGCGGTGCCGTTCCTCGCAGCCTCGGTGTTCTTCGGGTTCCTGGTCTTTGCGCCGGTCTTCCCCTACCAGTTCCAGGCCCTCGTCCTCCGGGACGCGGCGGCGCTCGGGTCGCCGCTCCCGATGGCAATCGCGGGACTGCTCGCCTTCATCGGCCTCACCCTCGTATTCGGCCGGATCGTCTGCGGGCAGGTCTGCCCGGCGGGCGCCGTCCAGGAATTCATGTACCTCGTGCCGGTGAAGAAGCGCGGCCGCGCCGAAAGCCGTGTCCCGACGGCGGTCAGGGCGGGCGTCTTCGTCGTCTTCCTCGCCGCCGGCCTCGGGCTCTCGGTGAACCTTCTTGCGCTCATGGGCCTCCCGGCCTTCTTCAACCTCGCGGTCGCGAGCGTCTCGTTCTTCGTCTTCCTCGGGATCGTCCTCCTCTCCGCCGTCGTCTACCGGCCGTTCTGCCGCTACGTCTGTCCCTACGGCGCACTGCTCGCCCCCGCAGCATCAAAGGCCGTCTACCGGATCAGGAGGACGGAGGCCTGCATCGGCTGCGGGAAATGCGAGCGGGCGTGCCCGACCGGGGCGGCGAACCCGTCCGCCGGAGCCGGCGAGTGCTACCTCTGCGGCCGGTGCACGGACGCCTGCCCGGTTGACGGGGCGCTCGTCTACACGAGGGCGAAAAGGGAAGGGTAG
- a CDS encoding cupin domain-containing protein has translation MKIVDVAQEPIGENPHHVDARKVYDTEHATAVVITLNPGESLKKHITPVDVFFYVLEGTGIVEIGDERAQVGKDRLVESPAKIPHRWMNESDGTFRVLVVKIPRPTTGTRLL, from the coding sequence ATGAAAATCGTTGATGTAGCACAGGAACCGATCGGCGAGAACCCGCACCATGTCGACGCCCGGAAGGTCTACGACACCGAGCACGCGACGGCGGTGGTGATCACGCTTAACCCCGGCGAATCGCTCAAGAAACACATCACCCCGGTGGACGTCTTCTTCTACGTCCTCGAGGGCACGGGGATCGTCGAGATCGGCGACGAGCGCGCCCAGGTCGGAAAGGACCGCCTGGTCGAGAGCCCGGCAAAGATCCCGCACCGCTGGATGAACGAGAGCGACGGCACCTTCCGGGTGCTGGTGGTGAAGATCCCGCGACCGACGACCGGGACGCGGCTGCTGTGA
- a CDS encoding DUF2115 domain-containing protein, with the protein MRLRAILEGIKRFVGRKGGTRSGTGPDEVSSLLIDTFAEDGGEEAGRGETVSAAAIRAACRRMQEAKTKGDLLRIIADETAAYDLRDLEAMNARFERKVAHLPEDYRDRLLSSVREEIFGAHHRLVLLSRNSGGRELDGPPAPALSAYCSMVAEACTAKAREKDPKYLYLKYLLSAFTIFVVEEPAHPVGTPFPGGQIVDEWEGTYLCPVRDLADDVPFALCPYCPAVQSTEPTFPEMRARRQERRRRECLANYWTNYKG; encoded by the coding sequence ATGCGGCTAAGAGCAATTCTTGAAGGTATCAAGCGGTTCGTCGGCAGGAAAGGCGGCACCCGTTCCGGGACCGGCCCCGACGAGGTCAGCTCCCTCCTCATCGACACCTTCGCCGAGGACGGCGGCGAGGAAGCGGGACGCGGAGAAACAGTATCGGCGGCGGCCATCCGGGCGGCGTGCCGCCGGATGCAGGAGGCGAAGACGAAGGGCGATCTCCTCCGGATCATCGCGGACGAAACTGCGGCATACGACCTCCGCGACCTCGAGGCGATGAACGCCCGGTTCGAGCGCAAAGTCGCCCACCTCCCGGAGGACTACCGCGACCGCCTTCTATCGAGCGTCAGGGAAGAGATCTTCGGGGCGCACCACCGCCTGGTTCTCCTCTCCCGGAACAGCGGCGGCCGCGAACTGGATGGCCCCCCCGCCCCGGCGCTCTCCGCCTACTGCTCGATGGTGGCGGAGGCCTGCACGGCAAAAGCGCGGGAGAAGGACCCGAAGTACCTCTACCTGAAGTACCTCCTCTCCGCGTTCACCATCTTCGTCGTGGAAGAACCCGCTCATCCCGTCGGCACCCCGTTCCCCGGCGGGCAGATCGTCGACGAATGGGAGGGGACCTACCTCTGCCCGGTCAGGGACCTGGCCGACGACGTACCGTTCGCCCTCTGCCCCTACTGCCCGGCGGTCCAGAGCACGGAACCTACCTTCCCGGAGATGCGGGCCCGCCGGCAGGAGCGGAGGCGGCGGGAGTGCCTCGCGAACTACTGGACGAACTACAAAGGTTAA
- a CDS encoding TrmB family transcriptional regulator: MDDLIRSLTALGLTAYEARVYAALVGIGEGSARQIHEASGVPRPRVYDIAEGLAGRGFITVRRGSPHIYIPAEPAVVIHHLKSAVDAAATAAVQGLDALSLDARAKNSPIWYVQGEWSIRRHAESLAGGVVRDLAVVCLDYREIGEFARLIAGASRDHPVSVLLPNGKRGIKKPLGDASLYVPKPFCTFFQENIFEKVYCGPIPVDGSAFLLEYIFIADDRVCMIVYRQDAVRNAVVITLPFITCVQRQFVNRMIANADCIGGPLPRNPDQAESSGM; encoded by the coding sequence ATGGACGACCTGATCCGGAGCCTCACGGCGCTCGGGCTGACGGCGTACGAAGCCCGGGTCTACGCCGCCCTCGTCGGGATCGGCGAGGGGAGCGCCCGCCAGATCCACGAGGCGAGCGGCGTCCCGCGCCCCAGGGTCTACGACATCGCCGAAGGGCTTGCCGGCCGGGGTTTCATCACCGTCCGGCGGGGGAGCCCCCACATCTACATCCCGGCCGAGCCCGCCGTCGTCATCCACCACCTGAAGAGTGCCGTGGATGCCGCGGCGACGGCGGCGGTGCAGGGTCTCGACGCCCTCTCGCTCGACGCCCGGGCGAAGAACTCGCCGATCTGGTACGTGCAGGGGGAGTGGAGCATCCGGCGCCACGCGGAGTCGCTTGCCGGCGGCGTCGTCCGCGACCTTGCCGTCGTCTGCCTGGACTACCGGGAGATCGGCGAGTTCGCCCGCCTGATCGCCGGTGCGTCGCGGGACCACCCGGTGAGCGTCCTCCTCCCGAACGGGAAGCGCGGGATCAAAAAGCCGCTCGGGGACGCGTCCCTCTACGTCCCGAAGCCCTTCTGCACCTTCTTTCAGGAGAACATCTTCGAGAAGGTCTACTGCGGCCCCATCCCGGTGGACGGGTCGGCGTTCCTGCTCGAGTACATCTTCATCGCCGACGACCGTGTCTGCATGATCGTCTACCGCCAGGACGCCGTCCGTAACGCCGTGGTGATCACCCTGCCGTTCATCACCTGCGTTCAACGGCAGTTCGTCAACCGGATGATCGCGAACGCCGACTGCATCGGCGGCCCCCTTCCGCGAAACCCCGATCAGGCGGAGTCGAGCGGGATGTAG
- a CDS encoding nitrite/sulfite reductase domain-containing protein yields the protein MENGPRGAILQRDKMSYAIVPRTPAGIVSPEHLESIVKVVRRYEIPVIKMTSGQRMVLVGIKEEDVESIWNELGMTVGQATAPCVHYVQACPGTVTCKYGKQDSLGLGLEVEELYQDMNLPAKLKMGVSGCPRCCGESYLRDIGLMGNAKGWTVIFGGNSGGRPRIGDVAAKDLTKDQAIDLVRRLLEYYRENAKPGERTARFVERVGFDAVKSDVLTFAPYIPLDSA from the coding sequence ATGGAAAACGGACCCAGAGGAGCAATCCTCCAGAGAGACAAAATGTCCTACGCGATCGTGCCGAGAACCCCCGCGGGGATCGTCAGCCCGGAGCACCTGGAGAGCATCGTCAAGGTCGTCAGGCGCTACGAGATCCCCGTCATCAAGATGACGTCGGGGCAGCGGATGGTGCTCGTGGGCATCAAAGAAGAGGACGTCGAGAGCATCTGGAACGAGCTCGGGATGACCGTCGGGCAGGCGACCGCACCCTGCGTCCACTACGTCCAGGCATGCCCCGGGACGGTGACCTGCAAATACGGCAAACAGGATTCCCTGGGCCTCGGGCTCGAGGTCGAGGAACTCTACCAGGACATGAACCTGCCGGCAAAACTCAAGATGGGAGTCTCGGGGTGCCCCCGGTGCTGCGGCGAGAGTTACCTCCGGGACATCGGGCTCATGGGGAACGCAAAAGGCTGGACGGTCATCTTCGGGGGCAACTCCGGCGGCCGCCCCCGGATCGGCGACGTCGCCGCAAAAGACCTCACGAAAGATCAGGCCATCGATCTGGTCCGCCGGCTGCTCGAGTACTACCGGGAGAACGCCAAACCGGGAGAGCGGACCGCACGGTTCGTCGAGCGGGTCGGGTTCGACGCCGTCAAAAGCGACGTCCTGACCTTCGCCCCCTACATCCCGCTCGACTCCGCCTGA
- a CDS encoding DUF488 domain-containing protein, with translation MLRTKRIYKEPSKDDGTRVLVDRIWPRGVSKEKASLDRWEKDLAPSSELRRWFGHDPAKWEEFLRRYRAELEGKEEKLARLRQEATDATVTLLYAARDEEHNNAVALKRYIEEEIAGRSS, from the coding sequence ATGCTACGTACAAAGAGGATCTACAAAGAGCCCTCAAAAGACGACGGCACCCGGGTTCTCGTCGACCGGATATGGCCGAGAGGCGTCTCGAAAGAGAAGGCGTCGCTCGACCGGTGGGAGAAGGATCTTGCACCGTCGAGCGAACTGCGCCGGTGGTTCGGACACGACCCGGCGAAGTGGGAGGAATTTCTCCGGCGCTATCGGGCCGAACTCGAAGGAAAAGAGGAAAAACTCGCCCGGCTCCGGCAGGAGGCGACTGACGCAACCGTCACGCTCCTCTACGCCGCACGGGACGAGGAGCACAACAACGCCGTGGCGCTGAAACGGTATATCGAGGAAGAGATCGCCGGCAGAAGTTCCTGA